From Methanosarcina lacustris Z-7289, one genomic window encodes:
- a CDS encoding polymer-forming cytoskeletal protein: protein MHQKTVSPESESISEPEQILKHLLVPDNTRIETNRIIVEGDIIIGNHSSVQYGISGDTVIMGEGVAVSGDVVAYSDARIDMWSKMGSRVKVGKNAYLGEFVTIDGKLTVEGDLDVGKEVKIKGGFEAKGWIVVRNPVPVIIFLFLYIREMMRLGKGEEVEKALEELFDDSDEELESDGEPSDKILIIPTGTKISPDAIEVGGDAVIGNNCYLIGNLKAQSVETGKGLTFKGSVSSEGNITIGENSTVYGNLISKGNVHIGRNSRVFGEIKADSVLLHENARVDGTIKAPSGVSFLREAGEKPVLADVNALGKVIPREIKEVVPQDGLLKALGIIEIDSLIKTNAKAKNGFVPGREGMSARTMALGRTRRTGGVRRLRRRHEAGKHQS from the coding sequence TTGCACCAGAAAACAGTTTCCCCGGAGAGTGAAAGCATCTCAGAACCCGAGCAGATCCTAAAACACCTTCTGGTTCCAGATAATACCAGAATAGAAACAAACAGGATTATCGTTGAGGGAGACATTATTATCGGTAACCACTCCAGCGTCCAGTACGGCATATCTGGAGATACGGTCATTATGGGAGAAGGAGTTGCAGTTTCCGGAGACGTGGTAGCGTACTCTGACGCCAGGATTGACATGTGGTCAAAAATGGGAAGCAGGGTAAAAGTCGGCAAAAACGCCTATCTGGGAGAATTCGTTACAATTGATGGAAAACTGACCGTCGAAGGGGACCTGGACGTAGGAAAAGAAGTCAAAATCAAAGGCGGGTTTGAAGCCAAAGGCTGGATCGTTGTCAGGAACCCGGTCCCTGTAATCATATTTTTGTTTCTTTATATCAGGGAGATGATGCGCCTTGGAAAAGGAGAGGAAGTAGAAAAAGCCCTTGAAGAGCTTTTTGACGACTCCGACGAGGAACTGGAGTCTGATGGGGAGCCCTCTGATAAAATACTGATCATACCCACAGGCACAAAAATCTCCCCTGACGCCATTGAAGTTGGTGGAGACGCAGTTATCGGAAACAACTGTTATCTAATAGGAAATCTGAAGGCACAATCTGTCGAAACCGGAAAAGGCCTGACCTTCAAAGGAAGCGTTAGTTCGGAAGGAAATATAACCATAGGAGAAAACAGTACTGTCTATGGAAACCTCATTTCAAAAGGGAATGTACACATTGGCAGAAACAGCAGAGTCTTCGGAGAAATAAAAGCCGATTCTGTACTGCTCCACGAAAACGCAAGGGTGGACGGCACGATAAAGGCACCATCGGGAGTATCTTTCTTACGGGAAGCTGGAGAAAAACCAGTTCTTGCAGATGTTAATGCTTTAGGGAAAGTAATTCCAAGAGAAATTAAGGAAGTTGTACCTCAGGATGGACTTCTGAAAGCTCTGGGCATAATTGAGATCGACTCACTAATTAAAACAAATGCAAAAGCTAAAAACGGCTTTGTGCCCGGCAGGGAAGGGATGTCTGCCAGGACCATGGCGTTAGGGAGGACACGGCGCACCGGGGGAGTGAGAAGATTAAGAAGAAGACATGAAGCCGGAAAACATCAGAGCTGA
- a CDS encoding PUA domain-containing protein has product MNSTVERLSRVRMIADYQFGKGIGKELFPEGSTFQLSRTKRVRQVVHSGKRIATARAKDGFFTLSIEGASVVHRLLPGNRLRVVVSEEAVPFVEAGKTAFAKHVIEIDPELRAGEEVLVTDKADRLLATGQLLLSPAELLSLDSGAAVDVRVGIALKKEE; this is encoded by the coding sequence ATGAACAGCACTGTGGAAAGACTTTCGAGGGTTCGTATGATTGCGGATTACCAGTTCGGGAAAGGCATAGGAAAAGAGCTTTTCCCTGAAGGATCAACTTTCCAGTTATCCCGGACAAAAAGAGTACGCCAGGTCGTTCACTCGGGTAAGAGAATTGCAACGGCCAGAGCAAAGGATGGTTTTTTCACACTCAGTATTGAAGGAGCTTCCGTAGTCCACAGGCTTCTTCCCGGAAACAGGCTCAGAGTAGTTGTTTCGGAAGAGGCTGTTCCTTTTGTGGAGGCAGGCAAAACAGCTTTTGCAAAGCATGTAATTGAGATTGATCCGGAACTCCGTGCAGGAGAGGAAGTACTTGTTACGGATAAAGCAGACAGGCTGCTTGCAACAGGGCAGTTGCTCTTATCCCCTGCAGAACTCCTGTCTCTTGATAGCGGAGCGGCTGTAGATGTCCGGGTAGGAATTGCTTTGAAAAAAGAAGAATAA